A window from Cinclus cinclus chromosome 4, bCinCin1.1, whole genome shotgun sequence encodes these proteins:
- the LOC134043316 gene encoding arylsulfatase A-like — MGPQGRYHPWLLLLLLPPPVRAAATARPSFVLVLADDLGYGDLGSYGHPSSATPQLDRLAARGLRFTDFYSSAAVCSPSRAALLTGRLQVRSGIYPGVFDPGSRGGLPLAEVTVAEVLKAQGYATAMVGKWHLGFGVNGSFLPVHQGFDHFLGVPYSHDQLRASRCGPCQNLTCFPPDTKCFGTCDQGVVPLPLLWNQSIIQQPVSFPDLVPLYNKFSRDFIADCARRGLPFLLYYASHHTHYPQFASQEFSGRMQRGPFGDALAEFDGSVGQLLQALQDNGLENSTLVFFTSDNGPSTLRMARGGSAGHLKCGKGTTYEGGMREPAVAYWPGRITPGVTHELASTLDILPTLSALAGAALPKVALDGFDLSPLLFGSGKSPRQAVFFYPPSPDALHGPFAVCLGKYKAHFFTQGSFHSSSTPDQACQGLTPLTPHLPPLLFDLESDPAENYDLLQGQASPEVLQVLRDITLQKVLLEQCLEFGESQIRKGRDPSLQPCCAPNCSPKPSCCRCSPH; from the exons ATGGGGCCGCAGGGCCGGTACcacccttggctgctgctgctgttgctgccgCCGCCCGTGCGAGCCGCGGCCACCGCCCGCCCCAGCTTCGTGCTGGTGCTGGCGGACGATTTGGGCTACGGTGACCTGGGCAGCTACGGGCACCCTTCGTCCGCCACGCCACAGCTGGACCGGCTGGCGGCCCGCGGGCTGCGCTTCACTGACTTCTACAGCAGCGCCGCCGTCTGCAGCCCCTCCCG GGCCGCTCTCCTGACCGGCCGGCTCCAGGTGCGCTCCGGGATCTATCCCGGTGTGTTCGACCCGGGCTCGCGGGGAGGGCTCCCGCTCGCTGAGGTCACCGTGGCCGAGGTGCTGAAGGCTCAGGGCTACGCCACGGCCATGGTTGGCAAGTGGCACCTGGGCTTTGGCGTGAACGGCTCCTTCCTGCCCGTGCACCAGGGCTTCGATCACTTCCTGGGCGTGCCCTATTCCCATGACCAGCTGAGAGCATCCAGGTGT GGCCCCTGCCAGAACCTGACCTGTTTCCCACCAGACACCAAGTGTTTTGGGACGTGCGACCAGGGCGTGGTGCCGCTGCCGCTGCTCTGGAACCAGAGCATCATTCAGCAGCCCGTCTCCTTCCCCGACCTCGTGCCCCTCTACAACAAATTCTCCCGGGATTTCATCGCTGACTGTGCCCGCCGAggcctccccttccttctctaCTACGCTTCCCAT CATACCCACTACCCCCAGTTTGCCAGCCAGGAGTTTTCAGGACGGATGCAGAGGGGACCCTTCGGGGATGCACTGGCTGAGTTCGATGGCTCTGTgggacagctcctgcaggcCCTGCAGGACAACGGCCTGGAGAACTCCACCCTGGTGTTCTTCACCTCTGACAATGg cccctccactCTGCGCATGGCACGTGGTGGCAGCGCCGGCCACCTCAAATGTGGCAAGGGCACGACCTACGAGGGTGGCATGAGGGAGCCAGCCGTGGCTTATTGGCCAGGCAGGATCACGCCAG GAGTGACCCATGAGCTGGCCAGTACCCTGGACATCCTGCCCACCCTGAGtgccctggctggagcagcccttCCCAAGGTGGCCCTGGATGGCTTCGACCTGAGCCCGCTGCTCTTTGGCTCGGGGAAG AGCCCTCGCCAGGCCGTGTTCTTCTACCCTCCATCCCCCGACGCCCTGCACGGCCCCTTCGCCGTCTGCCTGGGCAAGTACAAGGCTCATTTCTTCACCCAAG GTTCCTTCCATAGCAGCAGCACCCCGGACCAGGCGTGCCAGGGGCTAACGCCGCTGACCCCGCACTTGCCCCCACTGCTCTTCGACCTGGAGTCGGACCCTGCGGAGAACTACGACCTGCTCCAGGGCCAGGCGAGCCCCgaggtgctgcaggtgctcagggaCATCACCCTGCAGaaagtgctgctggagcagtgccTGGAATTCGGGGAGAGCCAGATCAGGAAGGGCCGGGACCCCTcgctgcagccctgctgtgcccccaACTGCAGCCCCAAACCTTCCTGCTGCCGCTGCTCCCCGCATTGA